GCGATCGGATGAAGGTCATGCGCCTTGAGACGGGCGAGTTCATACGTCGCTTCCTGCTCCACGTCCTACCTGACGGATTCCACCGCATCCGGCACTACGGCCTCCTCGCCGGTGCTGGTCGCAGGGACAAGGTCGCGCTGATCCGGGCACTGCTCGGCACCGCCGCAAACGCCGCGCCAGACCGGTTCGACGACGACCCCACACCGCCGCTGACATTGCAAGAGCCGTGTCCCGACTGCGGCGGCCCAATGCGCATCATCGAGACCTTCCGGCGTGGTGAGTTACCGCGATCCAGGGCGCCACCAAGGCACCAGGCCGCATGACCCGATGCCCGTCACGTCGATCGTCTCACCGCCGGACTCCTGTCAGTTCCCGGGGCCAGTTCGGTATGCTGCAAATTCCACGGTTGACTGACGCCCCCCGACCACCGGCAACGTCTCATCCGGAAAACCGGGCCAAACCAGCCGAAAAAGGTCGGGATCAACGCGCCAGAGCTTCGTCACAAATCGCCTGGCCGACCCCAGGAACAAAAGCCGTCGTGGGGCTTTCCCCATAGGCCGCACCCAGCGTCCCGCGGCTTCCTCCTTGTCAGTTTTTTCAACGCGGGCCACCGCACCCAGTCACAACCCGAACGCCTTGGCCCGCATCAAAAAATCTAAGACTTTTGAGACCTTGATACCAAGGGTGCTCAATATCGACTCAATATTAAGCGCACTTGGTATCAGGTATTTGCCGGTCGATCGGTTCGCGCTTGAACCGTGTACTGTCGTAGTGCGTCGGGCCGCCAAGGCTCTAACGTCGATCACCCGGATTGAGGCCAGCCCGAAGGGAAGCCGCCCCCACCGAACGCGGGGACGGCCCGTTTCGGTATTGAGGCTAGATGAGGCCGTTCTCGGTCAGGAACGCGGTGGCGACATTCTCGATCGATTTCTTGTCGACGTCGACCTGGGCATTGAGGGCCTGCATGGTTTGGTCGTCAAGCTTCGCCGAAAGAGCGTTCAACGGCTCGGCGAGCTTGGGATTGGCCTCGAGCGTGTCGGAGCGGACAACCGGTGCGATCGCGTAATTGGGAAAGAATCCCTTGTCATCATCCAGCACCCGAAAGCCAAAGGCGGCAATGCGCCCGTCGGTGGCGAAGACCAGCGCAAGATCGACCTGCCCCTCGTTCAGAGCCTGATAGGTCAAGCCGGAATCCATAGCCTTGAGATCGGCGCGGGTTGTCTCGAAACCATAGGCTTCCTCAAGGCCGGGCAGCCCGTCCGGCCGCTTGGGGAACTCGGCATTGACTGCCATCACCAGCCCGCCATCCTGGTTGTAGCTTTCGGCGAGGTCGGACAAGGTCTTGATGCTGCCCGTGTCCTCGACGCCGTCCTTGACCGCCAGCGCATAGGTGTTGTTGGCGCTGGATGCGTCGAGCCAGGTCAGCCCCTGCTCGCCGTCGAGTTCCTTGACCTTGTCATAGGTCGCCGCGGCGTCGAGCCTTTCGTCGACCTTGTTGTAGGTGACCAGCGACGTGCCGGTATATTCCCAATAAACGTCGACCTGGCCGTTCAACTGCGCATCGCGAACGACCTGTGAACCCATACCGTCGCGCTTGTCGACGTCGAAGCCCTTGGCTTCGAGAAGCTGCGCGGTCATCTCGGCCAACAGCAATTGCTCGGTGAAGTTCTTGCCGCCGACCACGATCTCGTCGGCCTGGGCTGAGGCGGTCAGGGCAGCGCCCGCCACCACCGCGGCCAGGATACTCTTGAGACATTTCATGATTCTCTCCTCTTTCTGTTCTCTCGTTGGTTCGCCTTCGGTGAGGCCAAACCGGGGGGTGAAATGGGTGCCTATCGCAATGGATTGACCCCGCGCGGGATCGTCCAGAGCTGCATCTGCCCCATCAGGAAA
This region of Alphaproteobacteria bacterium genomic DNA includes:
- a CDS encoding glycine betaine ABC transporter substrate-binding protein; translation: MKCLKSILAAVVAGAALTASAQADEIVVGGKNFTEQLLLAEMTAQLLEAKGFDVDKRDGMGSQVVRDAQLNGQVDVYWEYTGTSLVTYNKVDERLDAAATYDKVKELDGEQGLTWLDASSANNTYALAVKDGVEDTGSIKTLSDLAESYNQDGGLVMAVNAEFPKRPDGLPGLEEAYGFETTRADLKAMDSGLTYQALNEGQVDLALVFATDGRIAAFGFRVLDDDKGFFPNYAIAPVVRSDTLEANPKLAEPLNALSAKLDDQTMQALNAQVDVDKKSIENVATAFLTENGLI